In the Brevundimonas mediterranea genome, ATCGTTCAGGTTCAACAGGGTCGACAGATTCAGACCGAAGGTCTTTGGCGCATCCTTGTCCGGCTTGACGGGGCTGACGAAGCCGGGGGTCAGACCCAGGGCCGCCAGGGCGTCCTTGCCGACGGCGCCCGACGAAATGATGGCGCCTTCCCGGTTCGCCGCCGTGGATATCTGCAGCCGCTGGGTGACGGGTACGGCCTTCAGGTCCGTCACCACCTTGGCGTCCAGCTGGCGGCCCGAGGCGTTCACGATCTTCTTGGCCAGGGTCTCCAGCGTGTCCTTGGCCTCGATCGTCACGGTGACGGCCCGCCCGCCGCCTGCCGGCGAAATGCTGAACTGATCCCCGACCCGAGCGGCGGTGCCGACGGTCAGCAGCTTGGAGTCCGCCTGCATGATCTCGCCCTGCGGCAGCCCCAGCCGGTCCAGCACGCTGGAACCGCCTGCGGCGAAGCTCAGACTGGTCGGCTTGGCCTGGTCGTCAGCGGCGCGCCAGGTCTTGTTCTGCTCCACCGCGCCTGTCGCCAGGTCGATACGCGCCAGATAGCCCTGGGTCGGACTGTCCTTGGTCGCGCCCTCGGCCCGGTTCGTGCCGGTGATCCAGACCTTGCCGTTCTTGATTTCGACATCGGCGGCGGTGTCGTCGCCCGCCCCGCCGAAATAGGTCAGCCGGTCGCTGCCCGAAGCCTGAAGATCGGCCGACAGGGTGGCGACGAACACGTCCTTGCCGCCGGCGTGGGCGTTGGTCACCGTGCCGATGTCCAGCGCGGCGTTATTGGTATGGCCGGTCACGACGACCTTGCCGTTTTCCACCGATACGCCCGCGATTTCACCACTGGCGTAGCCCAGGTCGCGGGTCGAGGCCAAGGTCGGCACACCCCCTGCATCGAGGGTGAAGCGCCGCACGATGGCCTTCCCGTTCTCGACCCCGGCCGTATAGAGGTCTGAACCGGACACGGTCATCGCCTGGACGGAATCGTCGCCGGCGCTGCCGAACTGCAAGGTGGAGGCGTTCACCCCGGTGATCGGCCCGGTCACGGTCAGGGGCTTTTCCTGGAAGGTCTGCAGATAGGAATCCCATCCGCCCAGGGCCACAGTCCCCGACATGGCCGATTTGGACCGTCCCGCCACATACACCACGCCGTCCGCGCCGAAACTGACCTCCGTCGCCTCGTCGGCGGCCTTGGCGCCTCGGCGCTGGGTCCACAGTTCCTTGCCGGAGTCATCGAAAAGCGTGACGAAACTATCGGCGGTCGTGGGGCTGTCGCCGCTCTTGCCCGGCACCAGCGCCCCTGTGACCGAACCGGCCAGGGCCACGCGTCCATCGTCGTCGATGGCGATGGAGAAGCCGTTCGCGCTGGACGCCGCCCCCAACAGCTTGGTCTGCATCAGATTGCCGGCGGAATCATACTTCATCAGGGCGACGTCGCGCGTGCCCTTGATCGGCTGGGCTGCGTCGCCGGCCTTCAGATCGGCCACGACCCAGACCGAACCGTCCGGAGCCACGGCGCTGGCTCGCACCGCCTCGACGCCCTCGGGCATCTCGGTATGCCCGACCCGGCCCTCGACCCAGAACGGATCGTTTACGCCCTGCTGCGCGGCGGGCGCAGCGCCGCCGTCGGCCTGGAACTTCAATATCTGTCCCGCGCCGGCCTTGCCGACGCCTTGGGTCACATAGACGGCGTCGGACGTATCGACTGCCGCGAAACTGACCTTCTCGCCCGCGCCGCTCGTGACCTTCAGAGCCCATTGGTCCGGCCCGGCCGGCAGGGTGATGGTCTTGTCGCCGGACTTGATCGTCTTGGGCTCCGCGGGGATGTATTGCGTCCCGACCCGCGTCGCGACGCCGGCCGCCTCCAGCTTGCCGTTCATATAGTTGACGACATTGACCATCGACCGTTCGGTGGAGCCCATCTCGGACAGGTCCATGGCGACGGTCTGGCTTCCGGTCTCGGTCTTGGCCGTCATCGAGAACTTGACGTCGCCTTCGAACGCGGCGACCGGGCTTGTGGCGACGCCCTGGTGAAGCGGTGCGGTCGTGAAGGTCGTCGGCGCCCGCTCCAGCGCATAGCTGGTCTTGACCTTGGTCTGCGACACGCCCTGCACCAGGCGGACGTCCTCGAATTCGGCGGTCTTGAGATAGGCCGACATCTCGGCCAATCCCTCGCTGAAGCGTTTCGACACCTGTGCGGCTTCCGCAGCCGTCAATCCCTTGACGCTCGCCCGATCCGCCAGGGCGCTGAGGCTGTTCAGTCCCTGATAAAGGGCGAACATCTTGCGATAGTCGCTGGACGCGCCCGACAGGTCCAGTTCGACCGAACCTTCGTTTATGATGTTTCGTCCCGCCAGGGCCGCCCGCACCAGCTCGCTGGCCTTGGGCGCAGTCGCCGACGCGGTCGAAGCCCAGGGCGCCGTGGGCTGGGTCTTCTTTGGCTTGGCTGCAGGCGTGTTTGAGCCGATCAGCGACCCGGTGTCCGTCGTGATCCCGTAGAGACCCAGCAGATAGCTGTTGTTGATCATCTCACATGGCTCCGGCGATTACAGTGCGGCCGAGCCCGATAACGAAGTCTTAAGCCGCGACGTCAGTTCTTGAACAGCGACAGGATCATCTGCGGCGCCTGGTTGGCGATCGACAGGGCCTGGACGCCGAGCTGTTGCTGCACCTGCAGGGCCTGGAGACGGGCGCTTTCCTTGGCCAGGTCGGCGTCGACCAGATTGCCGATGCCGGCTTCCAGCGAGTCCGAAAGCTTGCCGACATAGGTGGTGTGGCGTTCGATCTGCTTGGCCTGCGCCCCCAGTTCGGACAGTCGTGAACTGGCCACGGTGATGGCGTCGTCGATCCGCTGCAGCGCGAACTTGGCTTTTTCCTGGGTGAGCAGATCAGGGGCGGCGTTCAGCAGGGTCTCGTCTTCTGGCGTGCCGGCATTGTCGGTCCAGGCGTCGATCGCCGCAGTCGCCTTGTTCGAGTCATACGAGTTGGCCGCCAGGCCCAGGCCGACAAGCGTCAGATTCTGACGCTTCATCGCAATGGTTTCATTGCCGTCCGCACTCGCCAGGAACGTCATGTCGGTCGTGGCGGCGCCGTCGAGAATATTGGCCCCGTCGAAAATCGCGTTGTCGGCGAAGGACTGCACCGACTTCAACAGCGCCTGGAATTCCTGGTCATAGGAGGCGCGCGTCGCGGCGCTCTGGCTAGGATCGGCTGCAGCGGTCGCCTTCTGCTTCATTTCCAGCAGAATGTCCGAGATCTGTTCGCCCGCGGCCAGGGAGACATCGGCGATCGAGGTCGCCCGGTTCAGGCTGGTCGTGACGGCTTCCAGAGACCCCTTGTCCGCGCGCTGTCCCTGGGCGACAGCCCAGACGGCGGCGTTATCCTTGGCGCCCTGGACCTTCAGGCCCGTATTCACCCGGCTCTGCGTCGACGCCAGCTGGTCGCTGGTGCGGTTCAGATTCTGCAGGGCGATCATCGCCGAGGTATTGGTGTGGATGCTGGTGGTCATGGCTTCAAGCCCCGGACGTTCTGTTCCCTGCAGG is a window encoding:
- a CDS encoding flagellin, which produces MTTSIHTNTSAMIALQNLNRTSDQLASTQSRVNTGLKVQGAKDNAAVWAVAQGQRADKGSLEAVTTSLNRATSIADVSLAAGEQISDILLEMKQKATAAADPSQSAATRASYDQEFQALLKSVQSFADNAIFDGANILDGAATTDMTFLASADGNETIAMKRQNLTLVGLGLAANSYDSNKATAAIDAWTDNAGTPEDETLLNAAPDLLTQEKAKFALQRIDDAITVASSRLSELGAQAKQIERHTTYVGKLSDSLEAGIGNLVDADLAKESARLQALQVQQQLGVQALSIANQAPQMILSLFKN